The following coding sequences lie in one Glycine soja cultivar W05 chromosome 16, ASM419377v2, whole genome shotgun sequence genomic window:
- the LOC114390606 gene encoding aquaporin PIP2-2-like, producing the protein MAKHDVEGGSFSAKDYHDPPPAPLIDAEELTQWSFYRALIAEFIATMLFLYITVLTVIGYKSQSDVKAGGDVCGGVGILGIAWAFGGMIFILVYCTAGISGGHINPAVTFGLFLARKVSLIRAIMYMVAQCLGAICGVGLVKAFQKAYYNRYGGGANELSEGYSTGVGLGAEIIGTFVLVYTVFSATDPKRNARDSHVPVLAPLPIGFAVFMVHLATIPVTGTGINPARSLGAAVMYNQQKAWDDHWIFWVGPFIGAAIAAFYHQFILRAGAAKALGSFRSNPAI; encoded by the exons ATGGCTAAGCATGATGTTGAGGGTGGTTCCTTCTCTGCAAAGGACTACCATGATCCTCCTCCAGCACCGTTGATTGATGCTGAGGAACTCACACAGTGGTCCTTCTACAGGGCTTTGATTGCTGAGTTCATTGCCACAATGCTCTTCCTTTACATCACAGTGCTCACTGTGATTGGTTACAAGAGCCAGAGTGATGTAAAGGCTGGGGGTGATGTGTGTGGTGGAGTTGGCATTCTTGGCATTGCTTGGGCCTTTGGTGGCATGATCTTCATTCTGGTGTACTGCACTGCTGGAATCTCAG GGGGTCACATAAACCCAGCAGTGACATTTGGGCTCTTCTTGGCTCGCAAGGTGTCTTTGATTAGAGCAATAATGTACATGGTGGCTCAGTGCTTGGGAGCCATATGTGGAGTTGGGTTGGTTAAGGCCTTCCAAAAGGCTTACTACAACAGGTATGGTGGTGGGGCCAATGAGCTCAGTGAAGGGTACAGCACGGGTGTTGGATTGGGTGCTGAGATCATTGGAACCTTTGTTTTGGTTTACACTGTGTTCTCTGCAACTGATCCCAAGAGGAATGCTAGAGATTCTCATGTGCCG GTTTTGGCTCCACTTCCAATTGGCTTTGCTGTGTTCATGGTTCACTTGGCAACCATCCCAGTAACAGGCACTGGCATTAACCCTGCTAGGAGTCTAGGAGCTGCTGTCATGTACAACCAACAGAAGGCCTGGGATGACCAT TGGATCTTTTGGGTTGGACCATTTATTGGAGCAGCCATTGCAGCCTTCTACCACCAATTCATCTTGAGAGCAGGTGCTGCTAAGGCTCTTGGATCATTCAGGAGCAACCCCGCTATTTGA
- the LOC114390821 gene encoding aquaporin PIP2-2-like, with protein MAKHDVEGGSFAAKDYHDPPPAPLIDAEELTQWSFYRALIAEFIATMLFLYITVLTVIGYKSQSDVKAGGDVCGGVGILGIAWAFGGMIFILVYCTAGISGGHINPAVTFGLFLARKVSLIRAIMYMVAQCLGAICGVGLVKAFQKAYYNRYGGGANELSEGYSTGVGLGAEIIGTFVLVYTVFSATDPKRNARDSHVPVLAPLPIGFAVFMVHLATIPVTGTGINPARSLGAAVMYNQQKAWDDHWIFWVGPFIGAAIAAFYHQFILRASAAKALGSFRSNPTI; from the exons ATGGCTAAGCATGATGTTGAGGGTGGTTCCTTCGCTGCAAAGGACTACCATGATCCTCCTCCAGCACCATTGATTGATGCTGAGGAACTCACACAGTGGTCCTTCTACAGGGCTTTGATTGCTGAGTTCATTGCCACAATGCTCTTCCTTTACATCACAGTGCTCACTGTGATTGGTTACAAGAGCCAGAGTGATGTAAAGGCTGGGGGTGATGTGTGTGGTGGAGTTGGCATTCTTGGCATTGCTTGGGCCTTTGGTGGCATGATCTTCATTCTGGTGTACTGCACTGCTGGAATCTCAG GGGGTCACATAAACCCAGCAGTGACATTTGGGCTCTTCTTGGCTCGCAAGGTGTCTTTGATTAGAGCAATAATGTACATGGTGGCTCAGTGCTTGGGAGCCATATGTGGAGTTGGGTTGGTTAAGGCCTTCCAAAAGGCTTACTACAACAGGTATGGTGGTGGGGCCAATGAGCTCAGTGAAGGATACAGCACAGGTGTTGGATTGGGTGCTGAGATCATTGGAACCTTTGTTTTGGTCTACACTGTGTTCTCTGCAACTGACCCCAAGAGGAATGCTAGAGATTCTCATGTGCCG GTTTTGGCTCCACTTCCAATTGGCTTTGCTGTGTTCATGGTTCACTTGGCAACCATCCCAGTAACAGGCACTGGCATTAACCCTGCTAGGAGTCTAGGAGCTGCTGTCATGTACAACCAACAGAAGGCCTGGGATGACCAT TGGATCTTTTGGGTTGGACCATTTATTGGAGCAGCAATTGCAGCCTTCTACCATCAATTCATATTGAGAGCAAGTGCTGCTAAGGCTCTTGGATCATTCAGGAGCAACCCCACTATTTGA
- the LOC114389965 gene encoding uncharacterized protein LOC114389965, producing MAAPHSEGVMEGWLYIFASNRIGLHCSRKRYFILKESFLRSFKDKPVSLMKVFFTFTVYNASNQIDQLKLGASSSEEAAKWIRLLKDAALKVLITLCVGCCLKTEANVIMYFQENSNSELNLVITSKKKHSSLRMGGSKRTNWKHYVEWNFQSCIYTEAMISDVIAPSQWKIFSINNGLRMFKEARDWDSHGNKWGTHPVMMAVGVVDGTSEEIFHTLMSLGSSRSE from the exons ATGGCTGCTCCTCATAGTGAGGGTGTAATGGAAGGTTGGCTCTATATATTTGCCTCCAATAGGATAGGGTTGCATTGCTCACGCAAGAGATACTTTATTCTCAAAGAAAGTTTTCTTAGAAGCTTCAAAGATAAACCCGTTTCCCTGATGAAG GTATTCTTCACCTTCACAGTATATAATGCTTCAAATCAAATAGATCAGCTTAAG TTGGGAGCAAGTAGTTCAGAAGAAGCTGCCAAATGGATACGTTTATTGAAGGATGCTGCATTGAAGGTTTTAATTACTCTCTGTGTAGGTTGTTGCCTTAAGACAGAAGCTAATGTTATTATGTATTTTCAGGAGAATTCAAACTCAGAATTGAATCTTGTGATTACTTCAAAGAAAAAGCATTCATCATTGAG AATGGGAGGCTCAAAAAGGACAAATTGGAAACACTATGTTGAATGGAATTTTCAGTCATGTATATACACTGAAGCAATGATCTCTGATGTTATTGCTCCCTCCCAATGGAAGATTTTTAGTATTAACAATG GACTAAGGATGTTCAAAGAAGCAAGGGATTGGGATTCCCATGGAAAT AAATGGGGCACTCACCCAGTAATGATGGCAGTAGGTGTAGTTGATGGAACTTCTGAAGAAATTTTCCATACTCTTATGTCTCTGGGGTCATCAAGATCAGAGTAA
- the LOC114389966 gene encoding protein ENHANCED DISEASE RESISTANCE 2-like, giving the protein MLAIDWKLWKLYLSSSSARFSTIRMLERVAALREFFKAKAGNCSSEPIEIAVDIKNEVTEENSKAVEGVLEGEVDGETSRRTNLMGLDDSDEFFDVSEPKNYDEFENEWHSAPLSEQHSQTDYHPKMSSADGLAKKLQDLSVQKKGYMDLQETSSRDNSEPCPYGATLQKDSSCNLPCSWDESDASLFYIRGKTYLKDKKKVKAERTLMQMVGADWIQSNSRQDDLCSRPGSIVQQYEKNGGPEFFFVVNFQVPGSSLYSIGLYYMMKTPLEDNPLLHSFVHGDDAYRNSRFKLIPYIFKGPWIVKQSVGNKPSLLGKALDIRYIRGRNYLEVDINIGSSTVARGVVNLVLGYLNNLVVGMAFLIQGNTEKELPEVLIGTSQLNHLDTAKAFVVKP; this is encoded by the exons ATGCTTGCTATTGATTGGAAGTTATGGAAATTGTATCTAAGCTCCTCATCTGCTAGATTCTCAACCATTCGCATGCTTGAAAGAGTTGCAG CACTAAGAGAGTTTTTTAAGGCTAAAGCTGGAAATTGTTCCTCTGAACCTATTGAAATAGCAGTAGATATTAAGAATGAAGTTACAGAAGAGAACAGCAAAGCCGTGGAAGGTGTATTGGAAGGAGAGGTCGATGGAGAAACTTCTCGCCGTACAAATTTAATGGGATTGGATGATTCTGATGAATTCTTTGATGTTTCTGAACCAAAGAACTATGATGAATTTGAGAATGAGTGGCACTCTGCCCCGCTTTCAGAACAGCACTCTCAG ACGGATTACCACCCCAAAATGTCATCAGCTGATGGTTTggcaaaaaaattacaagaccTTTCAG TTCAGAAGAAGGGATACATGGATTTACAAGAGACTTCCAGCAGGGATAATAGTGAGCCATGCCCTTATGGAGCCACTCTTCAAAAAGATTCAAGCTGTAATTTACCATGCAGTTGGGATGAATCTGATgcatctttattttatattcgtggaaaaacttatttaaaagataagaaaaag GTCAAGGCAGAAAGAACCTTGATGCAAATGGTTGGTGCAGATTGGATTCAATCTAACTCGCGACAAGATGATCTATGCAGTCGTCCTGGTAGCATAGTTCAG caatatgaaaaaaatgggggGCCAGAGTTCTTTTTTGTTGTCAACTTCCAA GTGCCTGGAAGTTCCTTGTATTCCATTGGACTCTATTACATGATGAAAACTCCTTTGGAGGACAATCCTTTATTGCATAGCTTTGTTCATGGAGATGATGCTTACAGAAACTCAAGATTTAAGCTAATACCATATATTTTTAAG GGACCATGGATAGTCAAGCAGAGTGTTGGAAACAAGCCATCTTTGCTAGGCAAAGCTCTAGACATACGTTATATTCGTGGGAGAAACTATCTAGAG GTGGATATCAATATTGGATCTTCAACTGTTGCAAGGGGGGTGGTCAACCTAGTTCTTGGATACTTAAACAATTTGGTCGTAGGAATGGCATTTCTGATACAG GGAAACACAGAAAAGGAGCTTCCAGAAGTCCTCATTGGAACAAGCCAACTCAATCATCTGGATACAGCCAAAGCATTTGTAGTTAAACCGTAA